Proteins from a single region of Desulfobacter postgatei 2ac9:
- a CDS encoding threonine-phosphate decarboxylase: MIQGHGGNKQQLADRIGCGLEDIIDMSSNLNPLGPPKRIHAFIRENIHLIHALPEPDAAGMSKGFADYHGIDPGCVMAGNGTTFFIYTLPLALGAKKALILGPAYADYEDACAALNVKTCHCLTLAQNNFVPDLDQLSAEAQGADLVFICNPNNPTGALIDKQDLERLIGRHTNTCFVVDESYLPFVPDAEAFSLVTQTHQPNLVVLSSMSKIFRIPGLRTGFLSGAKTLIRKVMAHYQPWSVNALAQAVIKNIYDHPGDILPFYRQTREFIVKERRAFVHALAETEGIRLFDTPVYFVLARLDRISAPELCRRVGDDRFLIRDCANFKGLSDRFVRFSLKTHEINLALAQSIKTALAREHT, encoded by the coding sequence ATGATTCAGGGCCACGGCGGAAATAAACAGCAGCTTGCAGACCGTATAGGATGCGGGCTTGAAGATATCATTGATATGAGTTCCAACCTCAATCCCCTGGGGCCGCCGAAACGTATCCACGCCTTTATCCGGGAAAACATTCACCTGATTCATGCCCTTCCCGAACCGGATGCGGCCGGTATGTCAAAGGGGTTTGCAGACTATCACGGCATTGATCCCGGGTGTGTGATGGCAGGCAACGGTACCACATTTTTCATCTATACCCTGCCCCTGGCCCTTGGGGCAAAAAAGGCCCTGATCCTGGGTCCTGCCTACGCCGATTATGAAGATGCCTGTGCAGCCCTCAATGTAAAGACCTGTCACTGTTTAACCCTTGCCCAAAACAATTTTGTTCCGGATCTGGATCAGTTGTCTGCCGAGGCGCAAGGCGCCGATCTGGTGTTTATCTGCAATCCGAACAATCCCACAGGCGCCCTGATTGACAAACAGGATCTGGAGAGATTAATTGGCCGCCACACGAACACCTGTTTTGTGGTGGATGAATCCTATCTGCCCTTTGTACCGGATGCAGAAGCGTTTTCCCTTGTAACGCAGACACACCAGCCCAACCTTGTGGTGCTCTCCTCCATGTCCAAAATCTTCAGGATTCCTGGGCTTCGCACAGGTTTTTTAAGCGGGGCCAAAACCTTGATCCGGAAAGTCATGGCCCATTACCAGCCCTGGAGCGTCAATGCCTTGGCCCAGGCAGTAATCAAAAACATTTACGATCATCCGGGCGACATTTTGCCCTTTTACCGGCAGACCCGGGAATTTATCGTTAAAGAACGCCGGGCTTTTGTCCATGCCCTGGCTGAAACAGAGGGCATCCGGCTTTTTGATACGCCGGTCTATTTTGTGTTGGCCCGGCTGGACCGGATCTCTGCCCCTGAACTGTGCCGCCGGGTGGGAGATGACAGATTTCTGATCCGCGACTGCGCCAATTTTAAAGGGCTGTCCGACCGGTTTGTCCGGTTTTCCCTGAAAACACATGAAATCAATCTGGCCCTGGCCCAAAGCATCAAAACAGCCCTGGCCCGGGAACATACGTAA
- a CDS encoding pyridoxal phosphate-dependent aminotransferase: protein MPIADKMVGIVKSASMIRKMFEEGIRMREQFGADNVFDFSLGNPDVPPPPVVKETLLGLINDAATSHGYMPNAGYPWVRQAVADYLNTQCGVGMTADLVVMSVGAAGALNDALKALVNPGEEILVPAPYFVGYNQYAFICGANLKTVSTKPDFHLDLGAIDDAISKDTRVMLINSPNNPTGVVYNKQELDELGQLLEKKSQVFGKRIYLISDEPYRKIAYDVNVPWMFGVYDHTIVLTSYSKELSLAGERVGYLAVHPGAEDAAMIASAAAVANTMMFVNAPALFQQVVGKLQGVCVDIDIYRKRRDMICEGLAAAGYEFNVPDGAFYLFPKTPIENDVEFAGLLKEENILAVPGSGFGGPGHIRLSYAVREQSITNAMPGFKRAMEKAQK from the coding sequence ATGCCAATTGCAGACAAGATGGTCGGAATCGTAAAATCCGCATCCATGATCAGAAAAATGTTCGAGGAGGGCATCCGGATGAGAGAACAGTTCGGGGCTGATAACGTGTTTGATTTTTCGTTGGGAAATCCCGATGTCCCGCCGCCGCCGGTGGTGAAGGAAACGCTGCTGGGTCTGATCAATGATGCCGCAACTTCTCACGGATATATGCCCAATGCAGGATACCCCTGGGTGCGCCAGGCCGTCGCCGATTACCTGAACACCCAGTGCGGCGTTGGGATGACTGCGGATTTGGTGGTCATGAGTGTGGGGGCTGCCGGTGCTCTGAATGATGCCTTAAAAGCCTTGGTTAATCCCGGCGAAGAGATCCTGGTGCCGGCCCCATATTTTGTGGGGTACAACCAGTATGCGTTTATTTGCGGAGCCAATCTTAAAACCGTCTCTACCAAGCCCGACTTTCATTTGGATCTTGGGGCCATTGACGATGCTATTAGTAAAGATACCCGCGTCATGTTGATCAATTCTCCGAACAACCCCACGGGCGTGGTATATAACAAACAGGAACTGGATGAGCTGGGGCAGCTTCTGGAAAAGAAAAGTCAGGTGTTTGGTAAACGCATTTATTTGATTTCGGACGAACCCTACCGCAAAATTGCCTATGATGTGAATGTGCCCTGGATGTTTGGCGTATATGACCATACCATTGTGCTGACCTCCTATTCCAAGGAGCTCTCCCTGGCCGGTGAACGTGTGGGATATCTTGCGGTCCATCCCGGGGCTGAAGATGCGGCAATGATCGCGTCAGCCGCGGCCGTGGCCAATACCATGATGTTTGTGAACGCCCCGGCGCTGTTTCAGCAGGTGGTAGGAAAGCTGCAGGGCGTATGTGTGGATATTGATATCTATCGCAAACGCAGGGACATGATCTGTGAGGGCCTTGCTGCGGCAGGGTATGAGTTTAATGTTCCCGACGGTGCATTCTACCTGTTTCCCAAGACCCCCATTGAGAATGATGTGGAATTTGCAGGTCTGCTTAAAGAAGAGAATATCCTGGCCGTACCCGGTTCAGGATTTGGTGGCCCCGGCCATATCCGACTCTCCTATGCCGTTCGTGAACAGTCCATTACAAATGCCATGCCCGGATTCAAACGGGCCATGGAAAAGGCTCAAAAATAA
- the leuB gene encoding 3-isopropylmalate dehydrogenase, with translation MNEIAVLAGDGIGPEVMAQAIRVLDKTAELFDFKLSYEYADVGGAAIDNHGKALPASTLALCEQKDAILFGSVGGPKWEHLPPEEQPERASLLTLRKHFGLYCNLRPSKVFPSLASASPLKPEIIKNGFDILCVRELTGGIYFGVPRGKRGSGQEETAFDTMVYSRFEIERIAKMAFEAARKRRSIVTSVDKANVLTAMVLWREVVTEVSKSYPDVTLNHIYVDNAAMQLIRNPHQFDVLLCGNMFGDIISDECAMITGSMGLLSSASLNEKKFGLYEPAGGSAPDIAGKGIANPIAQILSAAMMLKYSFEQTRAADAIEAAISDVLNQGILTADLTDKKENAVNTEEMGTEIINALTKTHRA, from the coding sequence TTGAACGAAATTGCTGTACTTGCCGGAGATGGTATTGGTCCAGAGGTCATGGCACAGGCAATCAGAGTGCTTGATAAAACTGCTGAGCTTTTTGATTTTAAACTATCCTATGAATACGCAGATGTGGGTGGTGCAGCCATTGATAATCATGGCAAAGCACTGCCGGCCTCAACCCTGGCATTGTGCGAACAAAAAGATGCCATTTTGTTTGGTTCGGTGGGGGGACCCAAATGGGAACATCTGCCACCGGAGGAACAGCCTGAACGTGCGTCCCTTCTGACGCTGCGCAAACACTTTGGTTTATACTGCAACCTAAGACCCTCCAAAGTATTCCCTTCCCTTGCGTCCGCCTCTCCCCTGAAACCGGAAATCATAAAAAACGGATTTGACATTTTATGTGTCAGAGAACTGACCGGCGGGATCTATTTTGGTGTACCCAGGGGCAAAAGAGGCAGCGGCCAGGAGGAAACCGCATTTGATACCATGGTATATTCCAGATTCGAAATTGAGCGGATTGCCAAAATGGCGTTTGAGGCCGCCAGGAAAAGGCGCAGCATTGTAACGTCTGTGGACAAGGCCAATGTACTCACCGCCATGGTTCTGTGGCGGGAAGTGGTCACAGAAGTCTCCAAATCATATCCGGATGTCACCTTGAATCATATATACGTTGACAATGCCGCCATGCAGCTTATCCGAAACCCCCACCAGTTTGATGTGCTTTTATGCGGAAATATGTTTGGCGATATTATATCTGACGAATGTGCCATGATCACCGGATCAATGGGGCTGCTCTCTTCGGCAAGCCTGAATGAAAAAAAATTCGGCCTTTATGAGCCGGCTGGCGGCTCTGCGCCGGATATTGCGGGCAAAGGTATAGCCAATCCCATTGCCCAAATCTTGTCCGCAGCCATGATGTTGAAATACTCCTTTGAACAAACCCGGGCAGCTGATGCCATTGAGGCGGCAATTTCCGACGTTCTTAACCAAGGAATCCTCACTGCAGATCTGACCGATAAAAAAGAAAATGCTGTCAATACTGAGGAAATGGGAACTGAAATTATCAATGCTCTGACAAAGACTCACAGAGCCTGA
- the cbiR gene encoding cobamide remodeling phosphodiesterase CbiR, with protein sequence MMKKPFRLGTTSFIYPDHIIPNVKKIGAFFDEIELLVFESKPKEVMPPRNDVKELAGLSRDLNLTYNVHLPTDINLCAPDHRQRRDAADTLKRVIELFSLAPVTSFTLHLEMDKPMPSKDGMEVWRNNAQQGLELLVPALEDPAKIGVETLWYPPDLFKEVVTQFGLSVCADLGHHIKYGYDISRTFELFGPKINLIHLHGVDTHLEKPPQDHIGLDKMAPGEFRKIIGHLKHYTGTVCLEVFKLADLQGSLSALAKIFNGIPCI encoded by the coding sequence ATGATGAAAAAACCTTTCAGGCTGGGCACAACCTCCTTTATCTATCCGGATCATATTATCCCCAATGTCAAAAAAATCGGCGCCTTTTTTGACGAAATTGAACTTCTGGTCTTTGAAAGCAAACCCAAAGAGGTGATGCCGCCCCGGAACGATGTGAAAGAACTGGCAGGACTATCCCGGGACCTGAATCTGACTTATAATGTCCACCTGCCCACGGATATCAACTTATGTGCACCGGACCATCGGCAACGCCGGGACGCCGCAGATACCCTGAAACGGGTGATTGAGCTATTTTCCCTTGCGCCTGTCACAAGCTTCACCCTTCATCTGGAGATGGATAAACCCATGCCGTCAAAGGATGGCATGGAAGTCTGGCGAAACAATGCACAGCAGGGGCTTGAATTGCTGGTGCCGGCCCTTGAAGATCCGGCAAAGATCGGCGTGGAAACCCTGTGGTACCCCCCGGATCTTTTCAAAGAAGTGGTAACCCAATTTGGCCTCTCCGTCTGTGCCGACCTTGGGCACCACATCAAATACGGGTATGACATATCGCGCACCTTTGAACTGTTCGGCCCCAAAATCAATCTGATTCACCTCCACGGTGTGGATACACACCTTGAAAAACCGCCCCAAGACCACATTGGCCTTGACAAAATGGCACCAGGCGAGTTCAGGAAAATCATCGGCCACTTGAAACACTACACGGGAACCGTCTGTCTGGAGGTTTTTAAACTTGCCGATCTGCAAGGCTCTCTATCTGCCCTGGCCAAAATTTTTAACGGCATACCCTGTATATAA
- a CDS encoding adenosylcobinamide-GDP ribazoletransferase yields the protein MTRTDTPGFFADLRACMAFITILPTGKNPVYSPVGMIRFFPVVGLIIGTLLVITDFLASMVWPAPAAALVDLIFLVAVTGAFHLDGLGDTADGIFSHQSRERALEIMKDSRIGMMGLVAVVLGLAAKLAGIWSVKISCSPVQAMAILFVVPSFSRASMILGIKYLKYGRKDRGTGKDLFDRPLNSKDFYLCLIPLGFSLLLGYKGLILISGFALGCVAILKFYKQKMNCITGDMLGAMTEVMEAWLFMAAGMNVI from the coding sequence ATGACCCGGACGGATACCCCTGGTTTTTTTGCAGACTTACGGGCCTGCATGGCCTTTATTACCATTCTGCCCACGGGAAAAAATCCGGTATATTCTCCTGTGGGCATGATCCGCTTTTTCCCCGTGGTGGGATTGATCATCGGCACCCTTCTGGTGATAACCGATTTTCTGGCATCCATGGTCTGGCCGGCACCTGCCGCAGCCCTTGTTGATCTCATTTTCCTGGTGGCCGTAACCGGCGCCTTTCACCTGGACGGACTTGGCGATACCGCAGACGGAATCTTCAGCCATCAAAGCAGGGAGCGGGCCCTTGAAATCATGAAAGATTCGAGAATCGGAATGATGGGACTGGTTGCCGTTGTTTTAGGTCTGGCGGCAAAACTTGCCGGGATCTGGTCGGTGAAAATCAGTTGTTCTCCGGTTCAGGCCATGGCCATACTTTTCGTGGTGCCCTCTTTTTCCAGAGCCTCCATGATATTGGGCATAAAATATCTCAAATACGGCAGAAAAGACAGGGGAACAGGCAAGGATCTGTTTGACCGCCCGCTTAATTCAAAAGATTTTTACCTGTGCCTGATCCCGCTGGGGTTTTCCCTGCTTCTGGGGTATAAGGGTCTGATATTGATTTCAGGGTTTGCCCTGGGCTGTGTTGCTATTTTAAAATTTTACAAACAAAAAATGAACTGCATCACAGGGGACATGCTTGGTGCCATGACCGAAGTGATGGAAGCCTGGCTGTTCATGGCCGCCGGCATGAATGTTATTTAA
- the cobU gene encoding bifunctional adenosylcobinamide kinase/adenosylcobinamide-phosphate guanylyltransferase, with protein MKNIKRILVLGGCRSGKSGFAKQAADHMARDKKIYLATCVPTDREMNKRVKQHQEQRGPDWATIEEPIRIHETIERACAQAKVILVDCLTLWTSNLLLQQTDEAGIMAAVDLLLGALNRSTCPVILVSNEVGYGIVPENSLARQFRDMAGLVNQRVARAVDEVFVSMAGIPVQIKPGQIKPNQIKSGQVGPGLFNGKDFGNGELQ; from the coding sequence ATGAAGAATATAAAGCGTATTCTGGTGCTCGGCGGCTGCAGGAGCGGCAAAAGCGGTTTTGCCAAGCAGGCCGCAGATCATATGGCCCGGGACAAAAAAATATATCTGGCCACCTGTGTGCCCACGGACAGGGAAATGAATAAACGGGTTAAACAGCACCAGGAGCAGCGCGGACCTGACTGGGCAACCATTGAAGAACCCATACGCATCCATGAGACCATTGAGCGGGCCTGTGCCCAGGCAAAGGTGATTCTGGTGGACTGCCTGACCCTTTGGACCTCCAACCTTTTGCTCCAGCAAACAGATGAGGCCGGTATTATGGCGGCGGTGGACCTGCTTTTAGGCGCATTAAACCGGTCAACCTGCCCTGTTATCCTGGTTTCCAATGAAGTGGGATATGGAATCGTTCCTGAAAACAGCCTTGCACGGCAGTTCAGGGACATGGCAGGGCTTGTCAACCAGCGCGTGGCCCGGGCCGTTGACGAGGTTTTTGTGAGTATGGCCGGTATCCCCGTCCAAATCAAACCGGGCCAAATCAAACCGAATCAGATCAAATCCGGACAGGTCGGGCCCGGGCTCTTCAACGGCAAGGATTTTGGGAACGGCGAACTTCAATGA
- a CDS encoding mechanosensitive ion channel domain-containing protein, whose translation MEFFQQMNQETVIRVVLLAGLALVLIGLSQKVIPWIADRLSGRHRLYVLATVPLTRLVIILASVWMIISIVVDPKAQNIFALLGTLGLALGFAFKDYVGSLIAGIVTLYELPYRLGDWISVDGVYGEVKSIGMRSYEILTPDDTVVVIPHLKLWGEMIFNANDGSRHLQCVARFYLHPEHDPGLVIQALEDTAMTSAYLQLLKPVVILASEGPWATEYRIKAYPVDARDQFRFTTDLTLRGKQALMGLGVRFPAPGVLDSREGA comes from the coding sequence ATGGAATTTTTCCAGCAGATGAACCAGGAAACCGTTATCAGGGTCGTTTTGTTGGCCGGCCTGGCCCTGGTGCTGATCGGACTCAGTCAGAAGGTGATTCCGTGGATAGCGGACCGACTCTCGGGCCGGCATCGGCTCTATGTCCTGGCCACAGTACCGCTGACCCGTCTTGTCATCATCCTGGCCTCTGTGTGGATGATCATCTCCATTGTCGTGGATCCAAAAGCGCAAAATATATTTGCCCTGCTGGGGACCCTGGGTCTGGCCCTGGGGTTTGCTTTCAAGGACTATGTCGGCAGCCTCATCGCCGGCATCGTCACTCTCTATGAACTGCCCTACCGGCTTGGGGACTGGATCTCTGTGGACGGGGTTTACGGAGAGGTCAAATCCATCGGCATGCGGTCCTATGAGATACTCACCCCTGATGATACGGTGGTGGTGATCCCTCACCTGAAGCTCTGGGGGGAAATGATCTTCAATGCCAACGACGGCAGTCGCCACCTCCAGTGTGTTGCCAGGTTTTACCTCCACCCCGAGCACGACCCCGGGCTGGTAATCCAGGCCCTGGAAGATACGGCCATGACCAGCGCCTATCTTCAGCTGTTAAAACCGGTGGTTATCCTTGCCTCGGAAGGGCCCTGGGCCACGGAATACAGGATCAAGGCCTATCCGGTGGACGCCCGGGACCAATTCCGGTTCACAACGGACCTGACCCTGAGGGGAAAACAGGCCCTGATGGGCTTGGGAGTGCGTTTTCCTGCTCCCGGGGTGCTGGACAGCAGAGAAGGGGCATGA
- a CDS encoding ParB/RepB/Spo0J family partition protein encodes MISLRPDQLDLRLGFLRPVHADAREKMAPLLVKHGQLTAVVAVEQGGCHLLIDGFKRHRCAGLLGMKTLKVAVLKKSVAEAKALLYLLNRPDGFSTIMEALVVWELVEIEGLKQVEDETAQ; translated from the coding sequence ATGATTAGTCTGCGTCCAGACCAATTGGATTTACGTTTAGGATTCCTGCGTCCGGTCCACGCCGATGCCCGGGAAAAGATGGCGCCTTTATTAGTCAAGCATGGTCAATTGACGGCTGTCGTTGCGGTTGAGCAAGGCGGTTGCCATCTTTTAATAGACGGTTTCAAGCGGCATCGCTGTGCAGGCCTTCTTGGCATGAAGACGCTTAAAGTGGCTGTGCTGAAAAAAAGTGTTGCAGAAGCCAAGGCATTACTCTACCTGCTGAACCGGCCGGATGGATTTTCCACGATCATGGAGGCCCTTGTGGTCTGGGAACTTGTAGAAATAGAAGGACTCAAACAGGTTGAAGATGAAACGGCTCAATGA
- the cbiB gene encoding adenosylcobinamide-phosphate synthase CbiB, translated as MLFDVTWHIIAAAFILDILAGDPKSLPHPIIYMGRAISFFEPEFRKRIKNPFRAGLLFALCLISTAFGLTWALVFMAGRIHPVAAAIVQIILIFYSFSTRSLYRAAMDVFTPLSRGDLAQARIKVGYIVGRQTKNLDEAGITRAACETVAENFVDGFLSPLCFALVLGAPGAMMYKMINTLDSMVGYKNDTYILFGRAAARIDDGANYIPARLSIVMIAPAAAIRSLSRGRRAFFTALTQGRNHKSPNAGFPEAAFAGALGVRFGGPNVYHGKLVDKPYIGGAFNDPKPVHIEKACELMMLSALISVVLGSLLAWGLF; from the coding sequence GTGCTTTTTGATGTGACCTGGCACATTATAGCTGCCGCGTTTATCCTGGATATCCTGGCCGGAGATCCCAAATCCCTGCCCCATCCCATTATCTATATGGGCCGGGCTATTTCATTTTTTGAACCTGAATTTCGAAAACGGATTAAAAACCCATTCCGGGCAGGACTTCTCTTTGCCCTTTGCCTGATATCCACAGCCTTTGGCCTGACATGGGCCCTTGTTTTTATGGCCGGCCGGATTCATCCGGTTGCGGCCGCCATTGTCCAGATCATATTGATTTTTTACAGTTTTTCCACCAGAAGCCTGTACAGGGCCGCCATGGATGTATTTACCCCGCTGTCCCGAGGAGATCTGGCCCAGGCCAGAATCAAGGTGGGATATATTGTGGGACGCCAAACCAAAAACCTGGATGAAGCGGGTATCACCCGGGCGGCCTGCGAAACCGTGGCGGAAAATTTCGTAGACGGTTTTCTGTCGCCCCTGTGTTTTGCCCTGGTACTCGGTGCCCCCGGGGCCATGATGTACAAGATGATCAATACCCTGGATTCCATGGTTGGGTATAAAAACGACACCTATATCCTGTTCGGCAGGGCTGCGGCCCGCATTGACGATGGGGCCAACTATATCCCGGCCCGGCTCTCCATCGTGATGATTGCGCCGGCAGCAGCGATACGTTCCCTTTCCCGAGGCAGGCGCGCGTTTTTCACCGCGCTGACCCAGGGTCGCAATCACAAAAGCCCCAACGCCGGCTTCCCCGAGGCGGCCTTTGCAGGAGCGCTGGGCGTCCGGTTCGGCGGTCCCAATGTCTACCACGGAAAACTTGTGGATAAACCCTATATCGGCGGTGCCTTCAACGACCCCAAACCCGTCCACATTGAAAAAGCCTGTGAATTAATGATGCTGTCAGCCCTTATTTCCGTGGTATTGGGCTCTCTTTTGGCCTGGGGTCTGTTTTAG
- the fumC gene encoding class II fumarate hydratase yields MANRTEHDTMGAIQVPADALWGAQTERSRQNFTIGREFMPQAMIHAFARLKKACAAVNRQMTLLDDHRADLIIRVCDEILNGDHDSQFPLHVWQTGSGTQTNMNLNEVIANRAALLDGKKLDETRPIHPNDHVNKSQSSNDTFPAAMHIAAVFQIHDTLLPEVDRMRLTLEKKSREFSQIIKIGRTHLQDATPLTLGQEISGWEAMIQSSREQILQSLETLYPLAIGGTAVGTGLNAPQGFGKAVAQELARSTGHPFTQMENTFHGLTGHDQIVFTSGALKGLAANLMKIANDVRWLASGPRCGIGELNIPANEPGSSIMPGKINPTQTEAATMVACQVMGNDAAIGFAASQGNFELNVFKPVIIHNLLQSVTLLADTIASFTSHCLAGITPNIPVIERHLKNSLMLVTALAPHIGYDNAARIAKKALADGMTLKEAAAKLDLVQPGQFDEWVNPETMILGRK; encoded by the coding sequence ATGGCGAATCGAACCGAACATGATACCATGGGCGCAATCCAGGTGCCCGCAGACGCATTGTGGGGCGCGCAGACCGAACGCAGCCGGCAGAATTTCACCATTGGCCGGGAATTTATGCCGCAAGCCATGATCCATGCCTTTGCACGGCTGAAAAAAGCCTGTGCCGCCGTCAACAGACAGATGACACTGCTGGACGATCATCGGGCAGATCTTATTATCCGGGTCTGCGATGAAATCCTGAACGGGGATCACGACAGCCAGTTTCCCCTTCACGTCTGGCAGACGGGCAGCGGCACCCAGACCAATATGAATTTAAATGAGGTCATTGCCAACAGAGCAGCCCTTCTTGACGGCAAGAAGCTTGATGAAACCAGACCCATCCACCCCAATGACCATGTAAACAAATCCCAAAGTTCCAATGATACATTCCCGGCTGCCATGCATATTGCGGCAGTTTTTCAGATCCATGACACCCTGCTTCCCGAAGTTGACCGCATGCGTCTTACCCTTGAAAAAAAATCCCGAGAATTTTCACAGATTATTAAAATAGGACGCACCCACCTCCAGGATGCCACACCGCTAACACTTGGCCAGGAAATCAGCGGCTGGGAAGCCATGATCCAAAGCAGCCGAGAGCAGATTTTGCAATCCCTGGAAACACTTTATCCGCTGGCCATTGGCGGCACAGCGGTGGGAACAGGCTTAAATGCGCCCCAAGGGTTTGGAAAAGCCGTGGCACAGGAACTTGCCAGGTCAACCGGCCATCCCTTCACACAGATGGAAAACACCTTCCATGGCCTCACCGGACATGATCAGATCGTCTTCACCAGTGGTGCACTCAAAGGGCTGGCTGCCAATCTGATGAAAATCGCCAATGACGTCCGGTGGCTTGCCAGCGGTCCCCGATGTGGCATCGGAGAACTCAACATCCCGGCCAATGAGCCGGGCAGCTCCATCATGCCCGGAAAAATAAACCCCACCCAGACCGAAGCAGCCACCATGGTGGCCTGCCAGGTCATGGGAAATGATGCGGCCATCGGTTTTGCCGCCAGCCAGGGGAATTTTGAACTCAATGTATTTAAGCCGGTTATCATACATAACCTGCTTCAGTCAGTTACGCTTCTGGCCGACACCATCGCCTCTTTCACATCCCATTGCCTGGCCGGGATTACCCCGAACATCCCGGTGATTGAACGCCACCTGAAAAACTCCCTGATGCTGGTCACAGCGCTGGCACCGCACATCGGATATGACAATGCCGCACGGATCGCCAAAAAAGCGCTTGCGGACGGCATGACGTTAAAAGAGGCTGCCGCAAAACTGGATTTGGTTCAGCCCGGACAATTTGATGAATGGGTCAACCCCGAAACTATGATTCTGGGACGAAAGTAG